A stretch of DNA from Brevibacillus ruminantium:
GTGGCTACACCGGAAGACGCTCGCCGCATGCTGGATACAACCGGCTGCGACGGGGTGATGATTGGCCGTGCCGCACTCGGCAACCCATGGATGCTTTACCGGACCATCCAATACCTGACGAAGGGAGAATTGCTCCCGGAACCAACCCCGCGCGAAAAGATGGAAATTTGCCTGCTTCATGCGGAGCGTTTGATCGCCCTGAAAGGGCCGCGCGTAGGTGTGCTGGAGATGCGTAAACACGCAGCCTGGTACCTGAAGGGGTTAAAAGGTGCAACCCATACGAAAAATTTGATCAATGCCGTGGAGACAGAAGACGAACTGCGTCGTGTCCTGCTCGATTATGTCGATTGGGTGGAAAACCACGCAGACGAAGTGGATGGAGAAGAAGCTGTCACCCAGGAAGAAGCAGTCAGTTATTAAGGGGTATCCCAGACATTGACAAGGATTCCTTCATATCCTATAATACGTCGTATTATCGGGACGTAAGCTGCCAGTTCATACTGGCAGCTTTCCCTATGACAATGGCGTTGACAGCTTGGTATTCACCTTCTGCCTGTATATTGTATAGAACAACTACATATAATCCTTTGTACTTTACCCAGTGCGATGGAATTATTTAAACGGGGGAATTGAACCATGTCGGAAAAAGAAGTGATTCTTACACCTGAAGGTTTAGCGAAACTGGAACAAGAACTGGAAGATTTGAAAACGGTTAAACGAAAAGAAGTGGCTGCACGGATTAAAGAAGCAATCAGCTATGGAGATATCAGCGAAAACTCTGAGTACGAAGAAGCAAAAAATGAGCAGGCGTTCATTGAAGGCCGCATTCTGACGCTGGAGAAAATGCTTCGCAACGCACGCATTATTACGAACGAAGATGTAGACACCGGTGTTGTCAGTGTCGGCTCTACTGTCAAACTGAAGGACCTGGAGTACGGGGACATCGTGATGTACACCATCGTCGGTTCTGCCGAGTCTGATCCGATGAACAACAAGATTTCCAATGAATCCCCGGTAGGCCAGGCACTCTTGGGAAAAGCGAGAGGCTCCATTGTTGATGTTCAAGTGCCGGCAGGCGTGATCCAATACGAGATTCTCGATATTAACTTGTAATTGTTCAAAACAAGGCGTACCTTAGGAAAAGGGTACGCCGTATCGCTATTTATCCACCCAAATTGTCTCATAGGCATGGTAAGGAGTGAACAAGGAAATGAATAACGAGCAAGACCGACAACAGGAAGAACAGCAACAGGAGAGTCTTCACGAGTTGCTTCAGGTGCGCCATGACAAAATGGATCAGCTTCGCGAATGGGGCGTCGATCCTTTCGGCAAAAAATTTGAGCAAACCGATCATGCGGCCGACATCGTCAGCCGTTTTGGCGACAAAACCAAAGAAGAGCTGGAAGCAGAAGAGCATGTCGTCTCCATTGCCGGCCGTCTGATGGCGAAACGGGAGATGGGGAAGGCGAGCTTTGCCCAACTGCTGGATCGCACAGGACAAATCCAGATTTACGTGCGGCTGGATACGGTGGGAGAAGAGACCTTTAAAGTGTTTGACCTCAGTGACATTGGCGACCTGATCGGCGTCAGCGGTGTCGTGTTTAAGACAAAGACGGGCGAACTGAGTGTAAAGGCGAAGGAACTGTCCTACCTGACGAAATCACTCCGTCCGCTGCCTGAAAAATACCACGGCCTCAAAGATATTGAGACGCGCTACCGGAAACGCTACGTCGATCTGATCGTCAATCCTGAGGTTCGTGATACATTCATCACAAGAAGCCGCATTCTGACTTCGATGCGCCGTTATTTGGACAACCTGGGATTCCTTGAAGTGGAGACCCCGACCTTGCATGCGATTGCCGGCGGTGCTGCTGCCCGCCCGTTCATTACGCATCACAATGCGTTGGACATGCAGTTGTATATGCGAATTGCGATCGAGCTGCACCTGAAACGACTGATCGTTGGTGGTTTGGAAAAGGTGTATGAGATTGGCCGTGTCTATCGAAATGAGGGGATCTCGACCCGTCACAATCCTGAATTTACGATGATTGAGCTGTATCAGGCCTATGCCGATTTTCAAGATATCATGACTTTGACTGAAGAGTTGATCGCCCATATCGCTAAAGAAGTATTGGGGACGACAAAAATTCAGTATCAAGGACATGAGGTCGATCTTACCCCGAAATGGCGCCGTGTTCACATGGTTGACCTGGTCAAAGAGCATGTCGGTGTAGATTTCTGGCAGCCGATGAGCGATGAAGAGGCCCGTGCCCTGGCAAAAGAGCATGGCGTGCAGGTGGAACCGCACCATACGTTTGGCCATGTAGTAAACGAATTCTTTGAACAGAAAATTGAAGAAACATTGATTCAGCCAACGTTTGTATACGGTCATCCAGTCGAGATTTCCCCATTGGCGAAGAAGAACGAACAGGATGAGCGTTTTACAGATCGTTTTGAGCTGTTTATTGTAGCGCGCGAGCATGCCAACGCATTTACGGAATTAAACGATCCCATCGACCAAAGAGAGCGCTTTGAGGCTCAACTGCTGGAAAAAGAAGCAGGAAATGACGAAGCGCATGAAATGGACGAAGACTTCATCGAGTCTCTCGAGTATGGGATGCCTCCAACAGGTGGACTGGGTATTGGTGTTGACCGACTGGTTATGCTGCTCACGAACTCTCCGTCCATTCGTGATGTGCTGCTGTTCCCGCACATGCGCGCTCGGGACTAAGGGCTTCGACAGAATCGTTTTCAAAGGACAAAAACCGCTCGGAAGAAAAAACGAGCGGTTTTTTTATTTTTTCACTTGCATTGTACGTTTTTAAGTGTTATATTAAATCTCGTTCTCCTTTTGGTGGAACGAAAACAGTCTTGAAACGAGGTAAAACAGATAAAATTTACCTCTTGTCTATTTGAGAATGACATGATAGACTGATAAGGTCGCTTTGAGAAAAGATGATTTCACTGAAAAAAGTTGTTGACATCATCGATCAACAAGTGATATGATTAAGAGGTTGTTTCAAAAAAATGTTCTTTGAAAACTGAACAGCGAAGCGTTTTAATAGTGAGTAAATCACAAGCCTAGCAAAATGTTTTGAAGCTAATGAATCAACTCAACTTTATTGGAGAGTTTGATCCTGGCTCAGGACGAACGCTGGCGGCGTGCCTAATACATGCAAGTCGAGCGAGGGTCTTCGGACCCTAGCGGCGGACGGGTGAGTAACACGTAGGCAACCTGCCTGTAAGCTCGGGATAACATGGGGAAACTCATGCTAATACCGGATAGGATTCTCTCTCGCATGGGAGGGAATGGAAAGATGGCGCAAGCTATCACTTACAGATGGGCCTGCGGCGCATTAGCTAGTTGGTGGGGTAACGGCCTACCAAGGCGACGATGCGTAGCCGACCTGAGAGGGTGACCGGCCACACTGGGACTGAGACACGGCCCAGACTCCTACGGGAGGCAGCAGTAGGGAATTTTCCACAATGGACGAAAGTCTGATGGAGCAACGCCGCGTGAACGATGAAGGTCTTCGGATTGTAAAGTTCTGTTGTCAGGGACGAATAAGTACCGTTCGAATAGGGCGGTACCTTGACGGTACCTGACGAGGAAGCCACGGCTAACTACGTGCCAGCAGCCGCGGTAATACGTAGGTGGCAAGCGTTGTCCGGAATTATTGGGCGTAAAGCGCGCGCAGGCGGCTATGTAAGTCTGGTGTTAAAGCCCGGGGCTCAACCCCGGTTCGCATCGGAAACTGTGTAGCTTGAGTGCAGAAGAGGAAAGCGGTATTCCACGTGTAGCGGTGAAATGCGTAGAGATGTGGAGGAACACCAGTGGCGAAGGCGGCTTTCTGGTCTGTAACTGACGCTGAGGCGCGAAAGCGTGGGGAGCAAACAGGATTAGATACCCTGGTAGTCCACGCCGTAAACGATGAGTGCTAGGTGTTGGGGGTTTCAATACCCTCAGTGCCGCAGCTAACGCAATAAGCACTCCGCCTGGGGAGTACGGTCGCAAGACTGAAACTCAAAGGAATTGACGGGGGCCCGCACAAGCGGTGGAGCATGTGGTTTAATTCGAAGCAACGCGAAGAACCTTACCAGGTCTTGACATCCCGCTGACCGCCCTAGAGATAGGGCTTCCCTTCGGGGCAGCGGTGACAGGTGGTGCATGGTTGTCGTCAGCTCGTGTCGTGAGATGTTGGGTTAAGTCCCGCAACGAGCGCAACCCTTATCTTTAGTTGCCAGCATTCAGTTGGGCACTCTAGAGAGACTGCCGTCGACAAGACGGAGGAAGGCGGGGATGACGTCAAATCATCATGCCCCTTATGACCTGGGCTACACACGTGCTACAATGGCTGGTACAACGGGATGCTAGCTCGCGAGAGTATGCCAATCTCTTAAAACCAGTCTCAGTTCGGATTGCAGGCTGCAACTCGCCTGCATGAAGTCGGAATCGCTAGTAATCGCGGATCAGCATGCCGCGGTGAATACGTTCCCGGGCCTTGTACACACCGCCCGTCACACCACGGGAGTTTGCAACACCCGAAGTCGGTGAGGTAACCGCAAGGAGCCAGCCGCCGAAGGTGGGGTAGATGACTGGGGTGAAGTCGTAACAAGGTATCCGTACCGGAAGGTGCGGATGGATCACCTCCTTTCTATGGAGATATCTGTTCTCTCTTTCGAGAGAGGCAGTATCAAATCGGCTAGGAAAAACGCCCGTTCGCTGTTCAGTTTTGAGGGAGCATATCCCCTCAGTTTGCTTTTTTTCTCTTTGGGGAGTACGGGCCTATAGCTCAGTTGGTTAGAGCGCACGCCTGATAAGCGTGAGGTCGGCTGTTCGAGTCAGCCTAGGCCCACCATAACCACCTTGCGTATAGGCAAGAGGACAAAAAAAGCATCCAACATGAATGCTTTTTCCTTTTGAATGAGCATGGGGCTGTAGCTCAGTTGGGAGAGCGCCTGCCTTGCAAGCAGGAGGTCATCGGTTCGATCCCGTTCAGCTCCACCAAATTCCAAAAAATACATCTTGAAAGCAAGAGGCATGATGTGATACATTATTCCTTGTCGCTTTTGAGGAAATAGCAATGCGTCTGGCGATGATGGCGGAGGGGACACACCCGTTCCCATACCGAACACGGCCGTTAAGCCCTCCAGCGCCGATGGTACTTGTCCCGCAGGGGACCGGGAGAGTAGGACGTTGCCAGGCGGTTGTTTCTTCTATGAAGCAACTGATTTCGTTCCTTGAAAACTGGATAATGCATGAAATTGCTAAGGATATTTAAAGTGTAAGTACTATTAGTACGAACCAAATGTGGTTAAGTTACTAAGGGCACACGGTGGATGCCTTGGCGCTAGGAGCCGATGAAGGACGCAGCGAACTGCGATAAGCCTCGGGGAGCGGTAAGCACGCTTTGATCCGGGGATCTCCGAATGGGGAAACCCACCATCCGTAATGGGATGGTATCCGTATCTGAATCCATAGGATACGAGAAGGCAGACCCGGTGAACTGAAACATCTAAGTAGCCGGAGGAAGAGAAAACAATAGTGATTCCGTCAGTAGCGGCGAGCGAACGCGGAAGAGCCTAAACCGTCAGGTTTACCTGGCGGGGTTGTGGGGCGTCTCACATGGAGTTACAAAAGACGCGCGTAGGTGAACAGTTTGGGAAAGCTGACCATAGAGCGTGACAGTCGCGTAGCCCAAACGCGCGTCTCTCCGAGACCCACCCCGAGTAGCGCGGGACACGTGAAATCCCGTGTGAATCTGGCAGGACCATCTGCTAAGGCTAAATACTACCTAGCGACCGATAGTGAACCAGTACCGTGAGGGAAAGGTGAAAAGCACCCCGGGAGGGGAGTGAAATAGTACCTGAAACCGTGTGCTTACAAATAGTCGGAGCCCGATCTATGGGTGACGGCGTGCCTTTTGTAGAATGAACCGGCGAGTTACGGTAGCGTGCAAGGTTAAGTCGAAGAGACGGAGCCGCAGCGAAAGCGAGTCTGAATAGGGCGCAAGTACGTTGCCGTAGACCCGAAACCGTGTGATCTAGCCATGTCCAGGGTG
This window harbors:
- the greA gene encoding transcription elongation factor GreA codes for the protein MSEKEVILTPEGLAKLEQELEDLKTVKRKEVAARIKEAISYGDISENSEYEEAKNEQAFIEGRILTLEKMLRNARIITNEDVDTGVVSVGSTVKLKDLEYGDIVMYTIVGSAESDPMNNKISNESPVGQALLGKARGSIVDVQVPAGVIQYEILDINL
- the lysS gene encoding lysine--tRNA ligase translates to MNNEQDRQQEEQQQESLHELLQVRHDKMDQLREWGVDPFGKKFEQTDHAADIVSRFGDKTKEELEAEEHVVSIAGRLMAKREMGKASFAQLLDRTGQIQIYVRLDTVGEETFKVFDLSDIGDLIGVSGVVFKTKTGELSVKAKELSYLTKSLRPLPEKYHGLKDIETRYRKRYVDLIVNPEVRDTFITRSRILTSMRRYLDNLGFLEVETPTLHAIAGGAAARPFITHHNALDMQLYMRIAIELHLKRLIVGGLEKVYEIGRVYRNEGISTRHNPEFTMIELYQAYADFQDIMTLTEELIAHIAKEVLGTTKIQYQGHEVDLTPKWRRVHMVDLVKEHVGVDFWQPMSDEEARALAKEHGVQVEPHHTFGHVVNEFFEQKIEETLIQPTFVYGHPVEISPLAKKNEQDERFTDRFELFIVAREHANAFTELNDPIDQRERFEAQLLEKEAGNDEAHEMDEDFIESLEYGMPPTGGLGIGVDRLVMLLTNSPSIRDVLLFPHMRARD